A segment of the Zingiber officinale cultivar Zhangliang chromosome 8B, Zo_v1.1, whole genome shotgun sequence genome:
AAAGAATGGTTATAATTCCagactgaaaatatttttcaaacaatttcCAAGGCACTTTGATATCATCAATACAGTACTTTCTGTTGACAATTCAAAGTTACCCTCTTCAAAATTAGTAGACTCCTTGTTTTGCCACATTAGTAAAGCCTACATTAAGCTTCATATATTACAAGTAGAAACCACAAGATAAGAACATGTCTAATTCGTCATCTAACAAAACTAGCTACTTCGTATGGCTAGAAAAGTGCATATGTAATGTAGTTAAAAGGCTAAAAGCTCTGTTAACAAACCAAATTACCATCATTAGCTTGTCACAGATTGAATCTTGCTTTTGAACCTACATACAGACTTCAACTAATAGAAACGTGAGAGGAAACTTGTCCCTGCCATCATGACTGCCAAGTGCACATTTGTGAGCAAACTTAAAGAAGAATTCAATCCATTGATTATAAAACCAAATTGCATATGGCATGACCAATCTTGACCTTGGAGTAGACGTGGCAGTATAAGAACTTGTTCTAATGTGCATATCCATGCATAAAGTATTTCCAATGTCCACTATGAATATGGCCAATTAGCATCTGGTTGAGTTGGATAGATATGGATGGTTGAATTAAGTCTCAAAACCAGTGTGCTTCACTTCATAGTAACCTGAAAGGTAATATCACAGAACAAGAAGCATATGAGATCGCAGCAGAGAAAAAAATATTCAGATTGTAAAGACACTAACAATGAGACACACTTATTGAAGCCGACAATATTACTACTAACTATGCCCATGTCCCTCAACTAACTAGTACTTATCTCAAAAGAAATGCAACATAAACTATTGAGATGCATTACTATGAGGCAAAAGCCACAgcttcaaatttaaaattcactGATCAGCTTTGCATACATGTTAGCAAGAAAGGAGAAACTAAATTCGTTTTGTGTTAACGAACCTAAGTAAAGATTGACAATCTAACTAATAACAACAAAAAGGCCTAGGATCATGTAAAAGGCAATGACCTCACATCAACCACATTCATCATATATTCATATTCTCATAGAATTAAAAGTCAAATTTTGATGTTGGTTTTCCAAGCGAAAGAGAACATTTAGcctttttataggcttgggaCCGGCTTAGGGTTCCGGAAGACTAATGATAACTAGAAATTGTAAAACCAGAAGAATTGCATTCGCTGGAAATTGTCAGGCATTTCATGCtgtgacaaagaaaagaaaatgaacatCATTAGATGAAACTCATTAATCATTTTTGCTCATAAATAAACGCACATGTACAGAAGCAGAAGTGCAGATCAACTCAACGCTTATCCGACCTTCCAATGGTACCATTTTGGTCCAAATATTGTGCAAAAAAGGTGGGTCCCgtcgcccagcggccccctaggcctgaccccacagggatcctaggaggaagtaaatcagcggtgaatgctggccCGGGTAAAACATGATGTCTCCagccggcccagattattcatccagtgcgcgtcgaccctacgactcattgtgcaaggatgtcacgccttaaccggttgatccagccCGCGGGGGCTCCATTTTGGTCCAAATATTTGAGCAAAAAAAAGGTGAAACCGCCACCCCAGCGGCCCCCTGAGCCCGGCCCCACAGGAtttcagagggagtaaatcacggttaagcTGGGCGGGTAAGTGGACTGGGGGTCTCAGGAATTTTTAGGCCAACCAAGATTTTATTCTTGTGTGCAACTGGCGACCTTCGACCCTGCGACCATTTGAGCAAACTCCAGGCCACTtaccagctgatccagcccgtgggggccCATTTTGGTCCAAATACtgcaaaaggttggaaccgccaacccagcggccccctcaacccggccccacaagtatgagagggagtaaatcacggtgaatatgggcccagctatgacatggcggtctcaggtgtttagcacggacagatattgatgttatcgcatttgCTACCACAGACCCTCGACCTCTCGACTCATGCTGCAAGaatccatgtcataaccagttgatcccgcccgtggggaCCCATTTTGGTCCAAATACTGcaaaggttggaaccgccaacccagcggccccctcaccccggccccacaagtatgagagggagtaaatcacggtgaatacgggcccagctATGACATGGTGGTCGAAGGTGTTTAatacggacagatattgatgttatcgcatttgctgccgcagaccctcgacctctcgactcatgctgcaagaatccatgtcataaccagttgatcccgcccgtgggggccCCATTTTGGTCCAAATATGTTGCAGATCAGCCATGGGGGGGAGAGAGAAATCTATTCTGAGGCAGATCAGTGCTCCATTTACTTCACAAACAGAATCCAACACCTCGAGTCAATCAAACTGTAATTAAATTACTGCACAAACTGACCATCTAATGCCAGACTCGGGCAACGAAGTGAGAATAACATTACGGCGCCCTAATCGTCTATGCAGGACGCCCCAAAGGGACCCCACAACCGAACAAGGTCAAAGCTTTACGATCTCATGGATTGATTAAAGAAATGAGAGGAAGAAAGATCAAAACCCGACGATCAACCAGATGACTTGATCCAGGAAGCTTCCGAGAGCCTTCCGCGCCTTTTCCTTCTTCACGATCGCGAGACCATACGAAACAAAGTCAATCGGCGGAAAGCAAAGGCTTATATACTAGGGCCAAATTATCAAATATCACCCTTAATTTGGCGGAATCTGCCTCCTAAATTACTAGGAgaaaatttcatttcatttcatctCGTCTCGTCTTGTCtatactttttatttatttatttatttaatattttatttttcaaacttttaCCTATTAATTGTCGAATCACTAATGCACTTTTAATTTGTTACCATTTTAAGTCAAACgacattaaaataaatattcactGAATTTATTGGAAGTAGATAAAAGaaagtatattttcttttctctctttttccGAGAAGACGTGCTTTTGGAAAAATTCAAAACCACGTATTTGGAAATGGGTATTACTAAATGGTCaaaatctggccagctagaatatatgcatgtatgtatataCATGGGTATTTTAGTAATTTCATATGGCCACATTAATTATATGTATGTCCATGCATGTATTTTAATTGAGAGATAAAGATTTTTAGCTGGTCAGATTCTGGCCAACAAGATTTACTCTTTGGAAATATCTCAATTTTAGGTTGACGagtctatttaaaaaattatacataTTGTGGCAATCAGCACTCCTCACATTCAGGCCAACCAACGTCGTCCACGTCAGATTTGCCAAGTTGTGGGAACGTCCGTGCCTATGCAAAAGCTTACGTGTCGCAATTCTATTGGCCTATAACATTTCGGGGTTTCCGCCGAGTCAGTTAATCCCAGAATCCCGACTTGCTCTCTCTTGAATGCTTGAGTATTCCGCTGTGGAGCCTACTCGTTATGGCCTTGTCAGTGATGCATAGCTTATCATTGACTCGTGTACTTATCAAATGAAATTATAAGTAGAGTGACATATACGTGATAATTTGACGTTCTTTTAAAGATAACTTTAGTAACCTATCAGCCTCTACTTTGCATTTAAATACAACCATGTTGTGTCGACAATGTTGATAGATttcttattcttttcttatttccgccTTCTTTTCCTGTCCGGTTAAGGGATCAGACGGCGATCTAAATTATTGGTGGTTTCCGCTTCGCTTGGATCGATCACCTGTCGTCGCCGCCGCCGCCCTCGGTTCTCTTCCAGTCAGAGGTGAGCTTGGATCGTCGTcagatctttccttttttgtatgtGTTGGAATCGTCGTGTAAAAGTCTCACTTATTATTTCTCCGCACAATTTCCCCCCTTTCGCCTGCTTTTCTCTCTCTCCtcccctattttcttcttctccttggatttgagctttctggAGCGCTGCCGTCGATCTGTTGGAACCCTAGGCGTTGGGTCCTTTTTGTCGCTGCTGGACTTAGATCTTGTTTGAAGCAAAAGGAGGGTTTTGCCGGCTCAGAAACGTCAGTTTCGTGGACAACAGCTTTTGATCTACTAAGAGGCTCCACTCTGGCCTCGTCTTGACTTTGCACTTTCGGATTAGCTCCAAAGctgcttttttttttgtttgacgaTACCGTTGGGAAGATCTGATTGTCTTGTTTGCTTTTTATGGGATGATTAGGGTTTGGAGGTGGAGGCGAGCGGGCGATGTCATCACTTAGTAGAGAGCTGGTGTTTCTGATTCTCCAGTTCCTCGATGAGGAGAAGTTCAAGGAAACAGTTCACAAGTCGGTGTCTTGTCATAAAGTTCAATTTGTTGTATGATGGATTGACTTTTCCAAGTGTTGTATTGTGACTTATTTTGTAATCTTTGTGTGGTTTGGGTACAGACTTGAGCAAGAATCTGGCTTCTATTTTAATATGAAATATTTTGAGGATGAGGTGCACAACGGGAACTGGGATAATGTTGAAAAGTATCTCTCTGGCTTTACAAAGGTCGATGACAACCGATACTCTATGAAGATATTCTTTGAAATACGGAAGCAGAAGTATCTAGAAGCATTGGACAAGTAAGCTCCAGTATTTCAGccttttgttttcatatttatGGCCACTATTTTTCACAAACTTGTTTTCCCTCCTAGGCATGACCGACCAAAGGCTGTTGAAATCCTTGTGAAGGATTTGAAGGTCTTTGCTTCATTTAATGAGGAGCTATTTAAGGAAATCACTCAGCTTTTAACATTGGAGAACTTCAGGTTTTAGGTTTTAACCTTTtatattcaatttaattaaacttttgtCCAATTTCTTGCTTGTTTCTTATACGTTCAGCATCCTTCTTTATAGGGAAAATGAGCAACTATCAAAGTATGGAGATACCAAATCAGCACGTTCAATCATGCTTATTGAACTCAAAAAGCTCATTGAAGCAAACCCCCTGTTCCGAGATAAATTGCAGTTACCAAACCTAAAAAATTCTAGGTTGCGCACCTTAATTAACCAGAGGTAAGATTGTAGGTGTTTATGATAAGTTTGCTGTACAGTTCAGAATGTTTCCATACATATAACTTACAGAAGATAGAGAAATAATCTATTTTTTTGAGCTTGACTTAGTGAAGCTCAAAATTGCTTCCCCTTCATAATTGAGGTCCCTATTTATTAAAGTTTACTGTATTTCTTACGATGGAAAGTACTCCTGTGATTACCTATAGAAGTTTGCCCCATATAATTATAGTTTGCTTTTAGTGAGTTCAATTGACTTTTGGATCTCTGCATTTGAGTTTTGAATTCACTATTATACGTTAGCATAATGTCATCCGCAAATAGGTGATTTCGAATATGATTGATATAGCTTACGCTTGATGTAAACCTACAACTATCACAAACTCATTTGTGAACTCCCAGTAGCTATAACACTTATAACAACATTTGCATACATAATATCTTTTTCTATGTATTTTTTCCATTAGTCATCTTGTTAAAGTAAAAAGCCTCATGATTGATTTTTCAGATATGAAACCAAATTGATTCTCATAATCATTTGTCTAATCCCTAATTCTCTTCTCAATATTCTTTTACAAAGCTTCATGGTATCACATTCGCTTGACTCTCTGTAATTAGAACAGTATTATATATCacctttattatttaaaaaaaaagtccTCCATTCCTTTGGCATCTTTGTTATCAAATTTTTATTGAATAACTTAGCTAACCAAATTATACCTTGATCTCTGAAATTGTTCATAGCAAATATAAATATGTCTAAAAATTAACATGGTCAATATATTTCATGAGCCATTCTTCAGTGGATGATTCACTTGCAACTTTCATCTCTTGGATTATCTAGGTTATATTAATTATTCGTCCACTAATTATTTTACGGTTGGCAGTTTAAACTGGCAACATCAGCTTTGCAAAAATCCTAGGCCGAATCCAGATATTAAAACTCTTTTCGTTGATCATTCATGTGGGCAACCAAATGGTGCTCTTGCTCCATCACCAGTAAACAATCCGTTGTTGGGGGTCATGCCCAAAGCAGGAAGTTTTCCTCCATTGGGTGCTCATGGGGTAATTTATCATTTGTTGATTTTTGAATCATATTCTATTACTGTGACTTTTGTTAcattctctacaaatttcttcTCCAGCCATTTCAACCTGCTCCAACACCAGTTCCGACACCCCTTGCTGGTTGGATGTCTAGTCCTGCTGCTGTAACCCATCCAGCTGTCTCAGGTGGACCTATTGGGCTCAACGCACCTACAAATCCTGGTAGGATGATGGGATGTGCTAATTAGTACTGGAAGATTGTTGTGAGTGATAAGATTAACAATGGTTTTTTGTTCAATACAGTTGCAATTCTAAAGCACCCTAGGACTCCACCAACAGCCAACCCTTCTATCGAGTATGCATCTGCTGATTCTGAGCATGTatcaaaaagaacaagacctcttgGAATATCTGAAGAAGTATGCTGTACTTTCTGATCTAAGCAAATTTCCTTTTGGTTTTGTTTGTTAGATGATCCCAAACTCTAGCATAATACTGACTGTATGATTCAGGTAAATTTGCCTGTCAATATACTGCCAGTTTCCTATCCTCAGAATCATAATCAGGCTACATTCTCCCTGGAGGATTTGCCAAAAACAGTTGTGCGGACACTGAGCCAAGGATCAAACCCTATGAGCATGGATTTTCATCCAGTCCAGCAGACTATTCTCCTTGGTATTGCTTTTCAGTAGATTTTTATTTACCATTCTTGTATTAGTTTTTTGATGTATTAGCAATTTCTGTCATTGgtttctgattttttttcctGTTCTTGTATCATAGTCGGTACCAATGTTGGCGATGTTGCGTTATGGGATGTCGGCAATAGGGAGAGATTAATTCTGAAGAATTTCAAGGTTTGGGAACTTGGAACTTGCTCCATGTCTCTTCAGGTTTGGTTCTCATGTACTGAATTATACACTGCAGTATGGTTCTGTCTAtggttcattttttattttgtttgacattcttccttgTGCGACCAGGCTTCTTTGGTCAAGGATCCTGCTGTATCAGTTAATCGCATAATATGGAGCCCAGATGGCTCTTTGTTTGGTAAGCTAATTCTATGTGCAAACATAAAGATTATTAGTGATTTCTATAGAAAGATTACCAAGTTATGGTACAGGTGTTGCTTACTCAAGGCACATTGTTCAAATATATGCTTATCATGGTGGTGAGGATATTAGGCAACACTTGGAGGTTGGAAGGACAATACACGCATTTCTTGAGTAATTCATTGCTTCTTTCAGTCTtatttatgttttcttttgaCATCCAAATGGCAGATTGATGCTCATGTTGGTGGTGTCAATGATATCGCATTTGCTCATCCTAATAAGCAGCTTTCTATAATCACATGTGGAGATGACAAGACAATAAGGGTTGGTAGCGAACTTTGAATTTAAATTGTATATACCTTTCTTTCTAAGAACTTATCGAAGTTTCTGGTGCATTAGGTGTGGGATGCAACTAGTGGCACAAAACAGCATACTTTTGAAGGCCATGAAGCACCTGTTTACTCTGTTTGCCCGCATCACAAGGAGAACATTCAGGTAGTTTGATGGTTTGATGTTTTTTTTGTCAAATCACTGGGCACATTGGATTAGATTTTTACGTagttattttaaaatgctttatTAACCTTTAGCTTCTTATACTTGCAGTTCATCTTTTCGACTGCGTTAGATGGAAAAATAAAGGCATGGTTGTATGACAATCTGGGATCCAGGGTAGATTATGATGCTCCAGGGCACTGGTGTACAACAATGGCTTATAGTGCTGATGGTTCAAGGTCTATTTCCAGCTACTAAACTTTTGCACAAACAAATATATGTTTGTTCTCTGTTCCTCACTAAATGTTAtagtatttctttatttttgcagGCTCTTCTCATGTGGAACCAGTAAAGAAGGGGAGACATTCATTGTGGAGTGGAACGAAAGTGAAGGAGCTGTGAAGAGGACATATCAAGGTTTCCGAAAACGTTCACTGGGAGTAGTGCAATTTGATACCACAAGGAACAGATTTTTGGCTGCTGGTGATGAATTTGTGATCAAGTTTTGGGATATGGATAATATCAATCTACTAACTACTGTTGATGCTGATGGTGGCCTACCAGTAATCTTtcgttctttttggttaaatattaataaattcgAGTAGAATACCTACTTATGTCTCTACTTATAACGTCAGGCAAGTCCGAGGATTAGATTCAACAAGGAAGGAACACTATTGGCTATTTCTACACATGATAATGGAATTAAAATTTTGGCAAATGGTGATGGACTTCGTCTGTTGCGCACACTTGAAAATCGTTCATTTGATGCTTCTAGGGCCGTCTCAGAGACTCCAACAAAAGTACCCTATTTTGGACAGTACAAATTGTTTGTTTTAACatgaaattaaaagaattttctgATGTTTATGCCGTGTGTTACAGCCTATAATAAGCCCACTAACTGCTGCTTCAGTTGCGACAACTTCTGGAATAGCTGAGAGAACTGCTCCACCTATGGCAATAGCTTCTGGAATGGTCAGATTTTTTTCAATGTTCTAATCTATATTCTCGCTGAAATAAAAGACTGCTACAGTTAGACCTTGTTCATTTTATGAATTTCAACAATTTTTTATGTGGTAACATTGACTTTGATATTCATAGAATGGAGAAGGCAGAAACATGGTAGATGTCAAACCTAGAATTGTTGATGAATCAACCGAAAAATCAAAAATCTGGAAGCTTACCGAAGTCAATGAACCAGCTCAATGTCGATCTTTAAGGCTCCCAGACAGTCTTAGAACAAGCAAGGTTAGATCTTTGTAGCTTAGGACTTCATTTGTTGAAAAATTATAGTTATACACATCTATTCAggtaaatattataaatatttgcATGAAGTCCTTTTCATTGTACTAGTTTCGCTGATATGTTCAAGTTATCGTAAAACAGACATTTTTTTCTTGTTATCTTTCTCTTCACAGTATATATTAGATATTGCTTCACACGAGAATGTTGTGGAAGCATGCTAGGCTTGATGGATTCTTGCATGTTTTTCTTTGAAGATCTCTCTTTTGGCGCTGCAGATATTGCTTTTTTTTCCTTGCCTGAATACATTCTTTTTATCACTCCTCGGAGGAGTCCTGCCCAATAAATGGGCATCTCTTCCCCTTATGATAATATACGAAACCTGGATACATAGTCACACAGttgtacaagtataataactaCAACCCACACGATTGAAAACATACATACTATGCAGGATAataagcagcccacacggctgaaataAAAACATAGCGGAAGACATAAGATAAGTCATATAAACCAAAAACGACTAACTGCTAGGTAGCTAGGCTTTACACAACAACCACCAACCACCACAAAAGGAGTCATAAGGCTAAACACCAAGACCGAGTCAAATTATTACAACAACAAGTctataaaatccaaaaatacgaGTAAAGCATAAAACAGAGTAAAAGACATCCTCAGATATGATGGGggactccaagcgactccacaacATCTACATGTTACCTGAAAAACATAAAACATACATAGGGTGGTGAGTCTGGATGActtagcgggtaatagacaagatactGCATGGTCaatataaaacatggagatcaaagcaTACCGCCTCggtagggaaataagaacatgattatATATGACATAATAAATACACATACCAATATCGGTCTAACACCCACGGTATAATGATCTGTAAATCACTAGGGATAACAATAGATATTTATAAGGGATCAACAATAGATTTGCTCATAATACCTGAGCAATATATATAACAACATATATATGTATGATAAATGAAGATGTATGAATCATGGCAGCCATATGCAACCATCATAGTTCAATcaaatgcaacatatcacaagcatatgcaaatatatctccaaagatccaccgtgcatcatatgcatatgAACATATATGTGTCACTCCTACACTCCACTCCAGCTACCATGATATCTGTGTGGCCGAGTAGGTCGGACTGTGACGACTGCTTACGTCTTTGGCTACCAATCGATATGGCCGAGACGGGTAAGATGcagagtagctatctagctacataacaaGGAGGGGTGACTATCTGCAcgactctagctaccactatTCAGAGTGGTCGAGCGGGCACAACCAGGACAAACTGAACCCAACTTCAGCTACCACTTACACTGAGTAGTCGAATGGGCAGCAAATATAACTGACAACTCGCTCAACCACAAGTGAGACATTGGTTGTCAGCATGCAGTTCAATAATGggcatgatgtaaataatcatgatatagACATAGTCATCATTAATGCTGTAACTCCATCAACATAGGTATTGCTAGTACATGATGTATCTATCACCTAAGTCTATAGGTATAAATAGATCCAACAAGTAGCAACAAAATACAGGAAGTAGCCACACCTATAATATACACCAGATACGTATGCACACtctaacataggtataatcaatatgATACCTCCAATATACACACCAGAcacgtgtcacgccccagaggagtccttaccagaagaaatttcggcaacatctcccctgtacggatgacaatctgaaacatttctacatacaaaatatacatcagccacactcggctggaatatatataccatagagaatggaaacaacacaaccacgcagtttaatatactcagcctactcggctggacaaaaataaaataagcacagcggaaagaaacgaagagaaaacccacaaattgCAAAGTCATCAAACATCACAAATACCCAGTCCACACAACAATTATCAAAACCTAGTTCTCACAACACCAAATCTAACGAATACGaaaatgcaagtaaagagaaacagaaccaaaaccaattttcgaatatgacgcgggacccaggattggcagccggcatctctccaagtaTCCATGACTtatctatctgttacctggcgaaagaaaatcattttacggggtggtgagtattgaaactcagcgggtatagaaaagatagtgcatgaacataatcaaccaataaagaatacccaaaaggattacagtctcataaAGGAAGTAGCATATACAAAATGAAACCATAATCAAGGCTCATACctggaaccatatcctaggctagacaTATAAGGTCAagaatggtactaatctgctacaatactgctcgtaactatagaggtaatgtgtcagacatataaacatttccaataaatacaCCAAGGTCTATTCGCCTACAAcgagagcatatctcaacataagacaaCATATcggcataagtgaacaacagcaagaaacaacggcagcataaatataccacatcagcataagtaagcaataataacatacgtaaacagcagcagccaaagcaggcataataacagcgtatgcacggatggtcacccctcccacctctctgcaccatgacccctgtatggtcgagaggccggattaatgacaactgtaccacccaaaggccgccactcccgcgagtgaccggatggacaggtgctgagtaactaactagctacacagcgaagggggtccctgctgctcgcaactccagctaccactgcccacgcgtggccgagtgcggcacgacaggacaagcgacatcaactccagctgccactctctcgagtggccgaggatgcggcatgcatgcaatgacttgatgcgaacaatgcaacagtaaTCATATATATAAGTAgaaataggtatgctacatggAGCCAGCATGTTCAAtgtcgtacataaataagcagcagtcaaaacatacaaacatggtatctaatatctgctactgatcgtggacaacaacaagagactgtatggatataaaaacgagtaactcaaaggttttgagtggaagtatcaagcataggaaaaattttgagtggagtcaaggtaaagcaattcttatccaaaatagctcatgcactaagttcgaaGAACTAGaaaatcaaagtaagaagtacccgcctttttcTGTTGATCGTGCTAAACTAGCTCACGTCAAAGTGCTCgactcgaatcaacgtcctgtaaatcacatgatatacaatttagctactTCCATAAACAACATCTAGCTAAAACccaaacctaacttaggtttctaaaaaaAACATTGTAGACACATCCACCTAACCACATTAAATCCTATCCCTTCGAATCTGTTCAAAATTTCTAGCAACAACATTGAGAATTGAAACCACCCATAATTCCATAAAAAAAATCGAATCCATCGACAGAAACTAGTCCGCATTCAGTCCAATTTTGAACACCACGAAATCGAAGAATAAAAATCAATTTGGAAGCCCCAGAGATAGATCATCACAGAAATCTTAAAACACAACTCACTCCACCATGTTAACATTCCGATCAGACCTTTAACCAAACAGCTCTCATACAGAAATTCACAACATCAAACATCGAGAACATGGAATCCAACCCTTTCACAGCCAAGACAACATCACCAGAGTCCCAAACAAAACAATCCACAGGAATTTGGACTCCATCAACAACAACAGAATGCACCGACAAGAAAATCTAGAAGGAAAACTATGCGAACCCAACAGAACATCACTGAAACCAATCGAACAGCACTCCATAGAGGAAA
Coding sequences within it:
- the LOC122017428 gene encoding protein TPR3-like, coding for MSSLSRELVFLILQFLDEEKFKETVHKLEQESGFYFNMKYFEDEVHNGNWDNVEKYLSGFTKVDDNRYSMKIFFEIRKQKYLEALDKHDRPKAVEILVKDLKVFASFNEELFKEITQLLTLENFRENEQLSKYGDTKSARSIMLIELKKLIEANPLFRDKLQLPNLKNSRLRTLINQSLNWQHQLCKNPRPNPDIKTLFVDHSCGQPNGALAPSPVNNPLLGVMPKAGSFPPLGAHGPFQPAPTPVPTPLAGWMSSPAAVTHPAVSGGPIGLNAPTNPVAILKHPRTPPTANPSIEYASADSEHVSKRTRPLGISEEVNLPVNILPVSYPQNHNQATFSLEDLPKTVVRTLSQGSNPMSMDFHPVQQTILLVGTNVGDVALWDVGNRERLILKNFKVWELGTCSMSLQASLVKDPAVSVNRIIWSPDGSLFGVAYSRHIVQIYAYHGGEDIRQHLEIDAHVGGVNDIAFAHPNKQLSIITCGDDKTIRVWDATSGTKQHTFEGHEAPVYSVCPHHKENIQFIFSTALDGKIKAWLYDNLGSRVDYDAPGHWCTTMAYSADGSRLFSCGTSKEGETFIVEWNESEGAVKRTYQGFRKRSLGVVQFDTTRNRFLAAGDEFVIKFWDMDNINLLTTVDADGGLPASPRIRFNKEGTLLAISTHDNGIKILANGDGLRLLRTLENRSFDASRAVSETPTKPIISPLTAASVATTSGIAERTAPPMAIASGMNGEGRNMVDVKPRIVDESTEKSKIWKLTEVNEPAQCRSLRLPDSLRTSKISRLIYTNSGVAILALASNAIHLLWKWPRNERHSSGKATTSVAPQLWQPPSGILMTNEITDTNPEEAVHCFALSKNDSYVMSASGGKISLFNMMTFKTMTTFMSPPPAATVLAFHPQDNNIIAIGMEDSTIQIYNVRVDEVKSKLRGHSKRITGLAFSNVLNVLVSSGADAQLCVFGTDGWEKQKSRFLQIPSGRTPPASSDTRVQFHQDQIHFLAVHETQIALYETTKLECVKQWSPREGSAPISHATFSCDSQLIYATFLDATISIFNAANLTLRCRVLPAAYLVGNASTTVYPLVVAAHPSEPNQFAVGMTDGGVYVLEPLESEGKWGANPPAENGSASSMSITPPSGASNSDQPQR